The following nucleotide sequence is from Flavobacterium sp. N1736.
CATCCAGTAAATCCTGTGATTGGTATTGCTTTAAAACCTCAATTTTATCACTTCCAATTTCCCCAACTATAAAACGATTGGGATATTCATTTACGGTAGATTTTATAATTCGCATGGCATTTTTTACGCCTTCCTGATCGATATCGTAAATATGATCCTGCTTGCCGTCTTTTAACGGATTATCTTTTGTGATTCCGTTGGTATTTAAAAAATTAATCACATCCAGGCGGAAACCGTCAACTCCGGCATTCAGCCAAAAGCGTAGCACATCCTGAATTTCCGAAACCACTTTAGGATTCGACCAGTTTAAATCTGCCATTGTTTTATCAAACTTATGATAGTAATATTGATTGGTCAACGGATCTTTTTCCCAAGCCGTTCCTCCAAAAAAAGATTCCCAATTGTTAGGCTGATCTTTCCAGATATAGTAATCGCGATACGGATTATCTTTTGACTTTCGGGCTTCCTGAAACCATTTAGAATCTGTAGAAGTATGATTAAAAACCAAATCAATAATGACCTTAATTCCCTTTTTATGCGCTTCACTTAAAAAAAGATCAAAGTCAGCCTTATTGCCGTACGTCGGATCAACTTCGTAATAATTAGCAATATCATAACCGTTGTCAACTTTTGGAGAGGTTAAAAACGGAGTAAGCCAAATACCTTTAACGCCTAAATTTTTCAGATAATCTAATTTCTGAGTCATTCCCTTAAAATCGCCGTAACCATCGCCGTTGCTGTCTGCATAACTTGGCATATAGATTTGATAAAAAACAGCTTCTTTCCACCATTTTTTATCTGATGCCTGTTTTTGTGAAAAGCCAATAGTTGTATTCATTAGCAGAAGAAAAAAGAAAGTATAATTCAATATAGATTTCATAATTGTTTATTTTATTTGCTGAAAATTATAGTCTACAATGACATTATTAACGAGCATTTTGTTATCCTGATACGTTATTTTTCCGTCGGCTGGTACAAATACAAGTACAGCAGAATCTAAGGCATCAATTTTTATTTTGGAAGAAACGCTAACATTTCGGGCAATAAAAATTCCCGAAACTGTATTATATATATTTACTTTTTCGGCTTTTTTGGTTGCTACTGTAACGGTTTTGGCTGTTGTAAAAGGGTTATAATACAGATAAGTTGGATACGCTTTATCACTAAAAAAATCAGTTGTCAATAGATTCAGTTGTAATATCCCTTTTACATTGGTTTCTCTGATAATACTGCCAAAAATACCCACATGTCCGCTTCCGTAAACACTAAATTGAGACTCTTTAGGATTTTCACCTAATACCCAAAGCGGTCCGTCGCCTTGCGCTACGGGAGCTTTTAGGTTTTCATATTCTTTATAACCGGATTGTTTTATAATTCCTTCGTATGCGATTACTCCTTTTGTAACTTCGGCAAGTTCAGGAATAGTTTCATGCTGATCCGGCATATATTGCGGATAGAAAAATCGGGATGCATTGGCGGCATTCAGCATCCATTTTCCAATTACTGTTGCA
It contains:
- a CDS encoding alpha-glucosidase is translated as MKSILNYTFFFLLLMNTTIGFSQKQASDKKWWKEAVFYQIYMPSYADSNGDGYGDFKGMTQKLDYLKNLGVKGIWLTPFLTSPKVDNGYDIANYYEVDPTYGNKADFDLFLSEAHKKGIKVIIDLVFNHTSTDSKWFQEARKSKDNPYRDYYIWKDQPNNWESFFGGTAWEKDPLTNQYYYHKFDKTMADLNWSNPKVVSEIQDVLRFWLNAGVDGFRLDVINFLNTNGITKDNPLKDGKQDHIYDIDQEGVKNAMRIIKSTVNEYPNRFIVGEIGSDKIEVLKQYQSQDLLDVVFNFNFGSIKTFSTQRIYDELQSMEKNMTNYPTLFFGSHDMPRMMDRLADGNSERAVALTALILTAKGVPFIYYGEEIGMHNIIAKSINDMVDVQGRTHYELAIAAGKNIDEALIEGNEQNRDKSRSPMQWNSTNFAGFSKEKTWIRVNTDYKKTNVAVLETQKKSILNSYKKLIALRNNEKVLQYGTYENLESSQDQISFIRSFQGEKITTIINFGTKKEIKLPANATILMGSKSLKTNSFVVYKH